A genomic window from Yoonia rosea includes:
- a CDS encoding thiamine diphosphokinase, with amino-acid sequence MNSFVGVDGGADHLLAAGVTPAAVIGDLDSLSDAARATFAQQLNHIPEQSTTDFEKALTRVSAPVVLGVGFTGGRLDHALSVLNVLARYAERAVLLVDAHEVSFLATLGHVAFTAAPGTRISLMPLGQATVTFSGVRWPFAQTRMAPDGFTSPSNEASGGVVTIETDGPVLVTLPRAHLALAMKAAVRAK; translated from the coding sequence GTGAACAGCTTTGTAGGGGTGGATGGTGGTGCAGATCACCTCTTGGCGGCCGGCGTGACACCGGCGGCGGTGATCGGGGATCTCGATAGCCTTTCAGACGCGGCACGTGCCACATTTGCACAGCAGCTCAATCATATTCCCGAGCAGTCAACGACAGATTTTGAAAAGGCACTCACACGGGTCAGCGCGCCCGTGGTGCTGGGCGTTGGATTTACCGGTGGCCGATTGGATCATGCGCTTTCGGTACTGAACGTTCTGGCGCGCTATGCGGAACGGGCTGTCCTGCTGGTTGACGCGCATGAGGTGAGTTTCTTAGCAACTCTGGGCCATGTCGCTTTCACCGCAGCGCCCGGGACCCGCATATCCCTCATGCCTCTGGGACAGGCGACAGTCACTTTCAGCGGTGTGCGCTGGCCCTTTGCGCAGACGCGCATGGCGCCGGACGGTTTTACCAGCCCTTCCAATGAAGCGTCAGGCGGTGTGGTCACGATTGAAACGGACGGGCCTGTTCTGGTTACCCTGCCGCGCGCGCATCTGGCGCTTGCAATGAAAGCTGCCGTTCGCGCAAAATGA
- the rlmJ gene encoding 23S rRNA (adenine(2030)-N(6))-methyltransferase RlmJ, with protein MLSYQHIYHAGNLADVHKHSMLAWALSYMTRKDKPLSYLETHAGRGLYDLQDAAALKTGEAAKGIAVAQDWFAPDHPYAQVLGRIHTKYGDNAYPGSPLIAAEGLRHIDTIHLSELHPQEFAALKDTMAPYGGIFRQQDGWEMAMSVCPPDPKRGFLLIDPSYEVKSDYDTIPATIAKLHRKWGVGVIMLWYPILTDAPHQPMIRALQASLPDGFTHEVRFPPAREGHRMVGSGLFVVNAPYGLAEEGLRLSALFEDQFKDPM; from the coding sequence ATGCTTTCATATCAGCACATCTATCACGCCGGAAATCTGGCCGATGTTCACAAACACAGCATGCTGGCATGGGCGCTCAGCTATATGACACGCAAAGATAAACCGCTGTCGTATCTCGAAACTCATGCAGGGCGCGGTCTTTATGATCTTCAAGATGCCGCCGCCTTAAAAACCGGCGAGGCGGCGAAGGGCATCGCAGTTGCGCAAGACTGGTTTGCGCCGGATCACCCTTACGCGCAGGTGCTTGGACGCATTCACACGAAATACGGCGATAACGCCTATCCCGGTTCCCCCCTGATCGCGGCTGAAGGCCTGCGCCATATTGATACGATCCACCTGTCGGAATTGCATCCGCAAGAATTCGCCGCCCTTAAGGACACCATGGCCCCCTATGGCGGGATTTTCCGCCAGCAGGACGGTTGGGAAATGGCCATGTCGGTCTGTCCGCCCGACCCGAAGCGCGGGTTTTTGCTGATTGATCCCTCGTACGAGGTAAAATCCGACTACGACACCATCCCTGCGACAATCGCCAAGCTGCATCGCAAATGGGGGGTCGGTGTCATCATGCTCTGGTATCCGATCCTGACCGACGCCCCCCATCAGCCGATGATCCGTGCTCTGCAGGCGTCTCTGCCCGATGGGTTCACGCATGAAGTGCGCTTCCCCCCTGCGCGGGAGGGCCACCGGATGGTCGGCTCTGGTTTGTTCGTTGTGAACGCCCCATATGGATTGGCAGAGGAAGGGCTGCGCCTTTCTGCCCTGTTTGAAGATCAGTTCAAGGACCCTATGTAA
- a CDS encoding ABC transporter ATP-binding protein, protein MNTSAPVIEIRNLHKAYGDLEVLKGVDITAPAGHVVSLIGSSGSGKSTLLRCANLLEDSQQGDVLFCGEPVIWKGSGARRHPGDHAQMIRIRTNLSMVFQQFNLWAHMTILQNVMEAPLTVLKRDKAEVEAAARKYLDKVGIGDKCDAYPAMLSGGQQQRAAIARALCMEPKALLFDEPTSALDPELEQEVVKVIKDLAAEGRTMIIVTHDMRLAADVSDHVVFLHQGKIEEQGAPAALFGNPKTERLQGFLSATVS, encoded by the coding sequence GTGAACACGTCTGCCCCAGTCATCGAAATTCGCAACCTGCACAAAGCCTATGGCGATCTGGAGGTTTTGAAAGGTGTCGATATCACGGCCCCTGCGGGGCATGTCGTGTCCCTGATCGGGTCGTCGGGGTCTGGCAAATCCACACTTCTGCGCTGTGCCAACTTGCTGGAAGACAGCCAGCAAGGCGATGTTCTCTTCTGCGGCGAACCTGTCATCTGGAAAGGGAGCGGCGCACGCCGCCATCCAGGCGATCACGCGCAAATGATCCGCATCCGCACGAACCTGTCGATGGTCTTCCAGCAGTTCAATCTCTGGGCACATATGACGATCCTGCAAAACGTGATGGAAGCCCCCCTGACCGTGCTCAAGCGCGACAAGGCCGAGGTCGAAGCCGCCGCGCGTAAATATCTCGACAAGGTCGGTATCGGCGACAAATGCGATGCCTACCCCGCCATGCTTTCGGGCGGACAACAACAACGGGCCGCGATTGCGCGCGCCCTCTGCATGGAACCCAAGGCGCTGCTCTTTGATGAGCCGACAAGCGCGTTGGACCCCGAACTTGAACAGGAAGTCGTGAAAGTGATCAAGGATCTGGCCGCCGAAGGGCGCACCATGATCATCGTCACCCATGACATGCGACTGGCCGCTGATGTCAGCGATCACGTCGTGTTCCTGCACCAAGGCAAAATCGAAGAGCAAGGCGCACCTGCCGCGCTTTTCGGCAACCCAAAGACCGAACGGCTTCAGGGCTTCCTGTCAGCCACGGTTTCTTAA
- a CDS encoding adenylosuccinate synthase produces the protein MANVVVVGAQWGDEGKGKIVDWLSERADVIARFQGGHNAGHTLVIDGEVFKLNALPSGVVRGGKLSVIGNGVVLDPWHLVKEIASIRKQGVVIDPSTLMIAENTPLILPIHGELDRAREEAASKGTKIGTTGRGIGPAYEDKVGRRSVRVADLADAATLEARVDRALQHHDPLRKGLGIEPVDRDALVAQLEEIAAEILPFAAPVWKVLNEQRKAGKRILFEGAQGALLDIDFGTYPFVTSSNVIAGQAATGVGVGPTAIDYVLGIVKAYTTRVGEGPFPTELDDADGQRLGERGHEFGTVTGRKRRCGWFDAALVRQTCATSGVTGISLTKLDVLDGFETLKICVGYELDGEKMDYLPTAADQQARCTPVYEEIEGWSESTEGARSWADLPAQAIKYVRRIEELIQCPVALVSTSPEREDTILVTDPFAD, from the coding sequence ATGGCAAACGTAGTGGTCGTCGGTGCGCAATGGGGCGATGAAGGCAAAGGCAAGATCGTTGACTGGCTCTCGGAGCGGGCGGATGTGATCGCGCGCTTTCAAGGGGGCCATAACGCGGGCCATACGCTTGTCATTGATGGCGAGGTATTCAAGCTGAACGCGCTGCCTTCGGGCGTGGTGCGCGGCGGGAAACTGTCGGTCATCGGCAATGGCGTGGTGCTGGACCCTTGGCATCTGGTCAAGGAAATCGCCTCGATCCGCAAACAGGGTGTCGTGATTGACCCCAGCACGCTGATGATTGCAGAGAACACGCCACTGATCCTGCCGATTCACGGTGAGCTTGACCGCGCCCGTGAAGAGGCCGCGAGCAAAGGCACCAAGATCGGCACCACGGGCCGTGGCATCGGGCCCGCTTATGAAGACAAGGTCGGCCGCCGCTCGGTCCGCGTCGCTGATCTGGCTGATGCCGCCACTTTGGAGGCCCGCGTTGACCGTGCGTTGCAGCACCATGATCCGCTGCGCAAAGGTCTTGGCATTGAACCGGTCGATCGTGACGCGCTGGTGGCGCAACTCGAAGAAATTGCTGCCGAAATCCTGCCGTTTGCTGCTCCTGTATGGAAAGTGCTGAACGAGCAGCGCAAGGCGGGCAAGCGGATTCTGTTCGAAGGCGCGCAGGGTGCGCTGCTGGATATCGACTTTGGCACCTATCCTTTCGTCACATCCTCGAACGTGATCGCAGGGCAGGCCGCGACTGGCGTAGGCGTTGGCCCCACAGCAATTGATTATGTGCTGGGGATCGTGAAGGCCTATACCACCCGCGTAGGCGAGGGGCCGTTCCCGACCGAGCTGGATGATGCCGATGGCCAGCGTCTGGGCGAACGGGGGCATGAATTTGGCACCGTCACAGGGCGCAAGCGCCGGTGCGGCTGGTTTGACGCGGCTTTGGTGCGCCAGACCTGCGCCACCTCGGGTGTGACAGGCATTTCGCTGACCAAACTGGACGTGCTTGACGGGTTTGAGACGCTCAAGATTTGCGTGGGCTATGAGCTTGACGGCGAAAAGATGGATTACCTGCCAACCGCCGCGGATCAGCAGGCCCGCTGCACACCTGTCTATGAAGAGATCGAGGGGTGGTCCGAATCGACCGAAGGTGCGCGCTCATGGGCGGATTTGCCGGCGCAGGCCATCAAATACGTGCGGCGTATTGAAGAGTTGATCCAATGTCCTGTCGCCCTAGTTTCAACCTCACCCGAGAGAGAGGACACCATTCTGGTGACCGACCCATTCGCAGACTGA
- a CDS encoding CTP synthase: MARFIFITGGVVSSLGKGLASAALGALLQARGYSVRLRKLDPYLNVDPGTMSPFEHGEVFVTDDGAETDLDLGHYERFTGVPARKTDSVSSGRIYSNVLEKERRGDYLGKTIQVVPHVTNEIKDFISIGEDEVDFMLCEIGGTVGDIEGLPFFEAIRQFSHDKPRGQCIFMHLTLLPYLAASGELKTKPTQHSVKELQSIGIAPDILVCRSEQPIPEKEREKIALFCNVRKQSVVAAYDLKSIYEAPLAYHDQGLDQAVLDAFGIAPAPQPKLEMWHDVYDRIHNPEGKVKVAIVGKYTQLEDAYKSIAEALTHGGMANRVKVQIEWVDAELFDKDDAAPYLEGFHAILVPGGFGERGTEGKIKAAQFAREKKIPYLGICLGMQMAVIEAARNVAGLAKAGSEEFDHEAGGKRFEPVVYHLKEWVQGNHTVARKTDDDKGGTMRLGAYDATLTEGSKVAGIYDTTAIEERHRHRYEVDVKYRDVLEKAGLKFSGMSPDGKLPEIVEWSDHPWFIGVQFHPELKSKPFAPHPLFADFVRAAVETSRLV; encoded by the coding sequence ATGGCGCGTTTCATTTTCATTACCGGCGGCGTTGTCTCCTCACTTGGCAAAGGGCTTGCATCCGCCGCTTTGGGCGCTTTGTTGCAGGCGCGTGGTTATTCGGTACGGCTGCGCAAGCTTGACCCCTACCTCAACGTTGATCCCGGCACGATGTCACCCTTCGAGCACGGCGAAGTATTCGTCACCGACGATGGCGCAGAAACCGATCTGGACCTTGGCCACTACGAACGCTTTACAGGCGTGCCTGCGCGCAAGACTGACTCGGTCAGCTCAGGGCGCATCTATTCCAACGTGCTCGAAAAAGAACGGCGCGGCGATTATCTGGGCAAGACCATTCAGGTTGTTCCCCATGTGACCAACGAGATCAAAGACTTTATCAGTATCGGCGAAGACGAAGTTGATTTCATGCTCTGTGAAATCGGAGGCACAGTCGGCGACATCGAAGGCCTGCCATTCTTTGAAGCGATCCGCCAATTCTCGCACGACAAACCGCGCGGCCAGTGCATTTTCATGCACCTGACATTGCTGCCCTATCTGGCGGCGTCCGGTGAGCTGAAGACGAAACCGACGCAACACTCGGTCAAGGAATTGCAGTCCATCGGCATCGCGCCCGATATTCTGGTCTGCCGTTCCGAACAACCGATCCCCGAGAAAGAACGCGAAAAGATTGCGCTGTTCTGTAACGTGCGGAAGCAATCTGTGGTCGCGGCCTATGATCTGAAATCCATTTATGAGGCACCACTCGCCTATCACGATCAAGGCCTTGACCAAGCGGTTCTGGATGCCTTTGGCATTGCCCCTGCCCCGCAGCCGAAACTCGAGATGTGGCATGACGTCTACGACCGCATTCATAACCCTGAAGGCAAGGTGAAGGTCGCCATCGTCGGCAAATACACCCAGCTTGAGGATGCCTATAAATCTATCGCCGAGGCGCTGACCCATGGTGGCATGGCCAACCGTGTCAAAGTGCAGATCGAATGGGTCGATGCGGAGCTTTTCGATAAAGACGATGCCGCCCCCTATCTGGAAGGGTTCCATGCGATCCTTGTGCCGGGCGGTTTTGGTGAACGCGGGACAGAGGGCAAAATCAAAGCGGCGCAATTCGCTCGTGAAAAGAAAATCCCCTACCTCGGGATTTGCCTCGGCATGCAGATGGCCGTGATCGAGGCCGCGCGCAATGTGGCCGGTCTGGCGAAAGCGGGTTCAGAGGAATTCGACCATGAAGCGGGCGGGAAGCGGTTCGAACCGGTCGTCTATCACCTTAAGGAATGGGTGCAGGGCAATCACACCGTGGCGCGCAAGACCGATGACGATAAAGGCGGCACGATGCGTCTTGGCGCTTATGACGCCACGCTGACCGAAGGCTCGAAAGTTGCGGGTATTTACGACACCACGGCGATCGAAGAGCGCCACCGCCACCGTTATGAGGTGGATGTAAAGTATCGCGATGTTCTGGAAAAGGCCGGCCTGAAGTTCTCGGGCATGTCACCGGATGGCAAACTGCCCGAGATTGTCGAGTGGTCCGATCACCCATGGTTTATCGGCGTGCAGTTTCATCCGGAGCTGAAATCAAAACCCTTCGCACCACATCCGCTTTTCGCGGATTTCGTGCGGGCAGCGGTAGAGACCTCACGTCTAGTCTAA
- a CDS encoding tellurite resistance TerB family protein produces MFQDFLRRLTAPAPAPMNEIDSCLALGALLVRVARTDGDYAQVEIQQIDQALMTRYSLSASEAASLRAECEELEAQAPDTVRFTRAIKEAVSYENRLSVIEALWSVVMADGVRDDEEDSMMRMTASLLGVSDQDSHSARIKVSAK; encoded by the coding sequence ATGTTTCAAGATTTTCTAAGGCGCCTGACCGCCCCCGCACCCGCCCCCATGAACGAAATCGACAGCTGCTTGGCGCTTGGCGCGCTTTTGGTGCGCGTTGCGCGTACCGATGGCGATTACGCACAGGTCGAGATCCAGCAGATCGATCAGGCGTTGATGACACGCTATAGTCTTTCGGCCAGTGAGGCCGCGTCACTCCGCGCCGAATGCGAGGAACTGGAAGCGCAAGCCCCCGATACCGTCCGCTTTACCCGCGCCATCAAAGAGGCCGTTTCCTATGAAAACCGCCTGAGCGTGATCGAAGCGCTTTGGTCGGTCGTCATGGCGGATGGTGTCCGTGACGATGAAGAAGACAGCATGATGCGGATGACAGCGTCTTTGCTGGGTGTTTCCGATCAGGACAGTCACAGCGCAAGGATCAAGGTGAGCGCAAAATAA
- the secG gene encoding preprotein translocase subunit SecG, which produces MENVVLIIHLILALSLIGTVLLQRSEGGGLGMGGGGGATGSRPAPTAMSKFTWALAAAFICTSIALTLIAASNTAGSSVADRFGADPVQEGVAVPDLGDSLLPPSLNGDDPLLPAGE; this is translated from the coding sequence ATGGAAAATGTCGTCCTCATCATTCACCTGATCCTCGCGCTCAGCCTGATCGGTACTGTGCTTTTGCAGCGCTCCGAGGGTGGTGGTCTTGGGATGGGCGGCGGTGGCGGTGCAACCGGTTCACGCCCTGCGCCGACCGCGATGAGCAAATTTACCTGGGCACTGGCTGCGGCTTTTATCTGCACATCCATCGCGCTGACATTGATTGCTGCAAGCAATACCGCCGGGTCTTCGGTCGCTGACCGGTTTGGCGCCGATCCTGTGCAGGAAGGCGTCGCGGTTCCCGATCTGGGCGATAGCCTGTTGCCGCCTTCCCTGAATGGTGATGACCCGCTGCTGCCAGCGGGCGAGTAA
- a CDS encoding transporter substrate-binding domain-containing protein has product MKNLILTTAALAVAGSMALADAHSVVRLGTEGAYPPYNFLNDDGEVDGFERALGDELCARAELTCEWVTNEWDSIIPNLVSGNYDVIIAGMSITDERDEVIDFSDNYTQPDPSAYLVTSEDVDLANAVIAAQTGTIQAAFVAGTGATLLEFATPDETVAAVKSGEADAVLADKAFLAPIAESDAEVMLLEQEELIGGGVGLGLRESDGELRDKFNAAIASMKADGTLNALIAEWGVGEQF; this is encoded by the coding sequence ATGAAAAACCTTATCCTTACGACGGCTGCACTCGCCGTTGCTGGTTCCATGGCCCTTGCCGACGCGCATTCCGTTGTGCGTCTTGGCACCGAGGGCGCCTACCCTCCGTACAACTTCCTGAACGATGACGGCGAAGTTGACGGGTTCGAGCGCGCTTTGGGCGATGAGCTTTGCGCACGCGCCGAACTGACCTGTGAGTGGGTCACAAACGAGTGGGACAGCATTATCCCGAACCTTGTCTCCGGCAACTATGATGTGATTATCGCAGGCATGTCGATCACAGACGAGCGTGACGAAGTCATCGACTTTTCTGACAACTACACACAGCCTGATCCATCCGCTTATCTGGTGACGTCCGAAGATGTCGATCTGGCGAATGCGGTGATCGCTGCACAGACAGGCACAATTCAGGCGGCTTTCGTTGCTGGCACAGGTGCGACTTTGCTGGAATTCGCAACACCTGACGAAACTGTTGCAGCCGTGAAAAGTGGTGAAGCTGACGCCGTTCTTGCGGACAAAGCCTTCCTTGCGCCAATCGCAGAATCCGATGCCGAAGTGATGCTTCTGGAGCAAGAAGAGCTGATCGGTGGCGGTGTAGGTCTTGGCCTGCGCGAAAGCGATGGTGAGCTGCGCGACAAATTCAACGCAGCGATTGCGTCTATGAAAGCAGACGGCACGTTGAACGCATTGATCGCGGAATGGGGTGTGGGCGAGCAGTTCTAA
- a CDS encoding DUF6524 family protein, with protein MGFVIRWVFAFLLLVATYNPTQWNYVRWSMANYETQLSLTVLFGLILFVGYIIYLRATLRSIGIFGMLLILAVVGTILWVLFDQGVISLDNPSVNTWIGIFALSIVLAVGLSWSIVRRKLSGQADVDDIDE; from the coding sequence ATGGGTTTCGTCATTCGTTGGGTCTTTGCATTTTTGTTGCTGGTGGCGACCTATAATCCGACCCAGTGGAATTATGTGCGCTGGAGCATGGCGAATTATGAAACGCAGCTGTCTTTGACAGTGCTGTTCGGTCTGATCCTTTTTGTGGGATACATTATCTATCTGCGTGCCACCCTGCGGTCGATCGGGATATTCGGAATGCTTCTGATCCTCGCTGTGGTCGGCACGATCCTGTGGGTTCTGTTTGATCAGGGTGTCATCAGTCTGGACAATCCTTCCGTAAATACGTGGATCGGTATCTTTGCCCTTTCGATCGTTCTGGCGGTGGGTTTGTCGTGGTCAATTGTGCGCCGCAAGCTCAGCGGACAGGCTGATGTGGATGACATCGACGAATAA
- a CDS encoding MipA/OmpV family protein, with translation MLKRLTLAVFAITAPQVAMAQDATDGVTFRFGLGPSFAPEYFGSDETAPGVGAKFRLESLQLGGMSLGGAENYGLGVTGSFRFIGERSADDFGELAGLEDIDASLELGGGLEFTTPYYDVFAVLRYGIVGHESFVAEFGSDVYYRPTDQLTLKAGPRFLVGDDDFAQTYFGVSGADSLADFSAGGGLVSAGAVAEATYAINDDWEVIGTVTYDQFQSDAADSPITQSQDQISGSIVLTRKITFGF, from the coding sequence ATGTTAAAGCGGCTTACCCTTGCGGTTTTCGCCATCACAGCACCGCAGGTCGCGATGGCGCAGGATGCGACGGATGGTGTGACCTTCCGTTTCGGTCTCGGGCCGTCATTTGCGCCCGAGTATTTTGGCAGCGACGAAACAGCGCCCGGTGTGGGTGCGAAGTTTAGGTTGGAAAGCCTGCAACTTGGCGGCATGTCGCTCGGCGGTGCTGAAAATTACGGGCTGGGTGTGACAGGGTCTTTCCGCTTTATCGGTGAGCGCAGTGCCGATGATTTCGGTGAGCTTGCAGGGCTAGAGGATATCGATGCATCACTCGAGCTTGGTGGCGGGCTAGAATTCACGACCCCTTATTATGACGTTTTTGCTGTGCTGCGTTACGGCATCGTTGGGCACGAATCCTTTGTGGCCGAGTTCGGGAGTGACGTGTACTATCGCCCCACCGACCAACTGACCCTGAAAGCGGGTCCGCGCTTTTTGGTAGGCGACGATGATTTTGCGCAAACGTATTTTGGTGTGTCAGGTGCGGACAGCTTGGCCGACTTTTCGGCAGGCGGCGGTCTGGTCAGCGCGGGTGCTGTTGCGGAAGCAACCTATGCTATCAACGATGACTGGGAAGTGATCGGCACTGTGACTTATGACCAGTTTCAATCAGATGCGGCCGACAGCCCGATCACACAATCACAGGATCAGATCAGCGGGAGCATCGTGCTCACACGTAAGATCACCTTCGGTTTCTAG
- a CDS encoding DUF2842 domain-containing protein translates to MTYKARKKLALFVLVVGLPIYIIVAVTIMSYMMTQEVRFPLVVEFIVYVVLGIGWAFPLKWVFKGIGQPDPDAPESSQK, encoded by the coding sequence ATGACATATAAAGCGCGGAAAAAACTGGCTCTTTTTGTGCTGGTGGTGGGCTTGCCCATCTACATCATCGTGGCCGTCACGATCATGAGCTATATGATGACCCAAGAGGTGCGCTTTCCGCTGGTGGTGGAGTTCATTGTCTATGTCGTGCTGGGCATTGGCTGGGCATTCCCGCTGAAATGGGTGTTCAAAGGGATCGGGCAACCTGATCCGGACGCGCCAGAGAGCAGTCAGAAATGA